CCCTTCCTGAAATTTGCTATCCGTGTTTTTATAAAGCAATCCTTCAGCCTTGGTAAGCAATTCTATGATATGCTCATACACCTTACTGACCGGCTGGCGTGGCTGATTGAGATCGGCACCCGAGTTGACGGAAGCATTACGGATGGGCACTTCGCCAAAGGCACGTACCAAAAGAAAGTAAGAATAAGCCTTTAGGAAATAGAGCTCACCGATCCCGTTGTTTTTGGCTGCTTCCGAAGCTTTGGTCATGGGTTCGATATTTTCTAGCGCTAAGTTTGCCCGATGAATAATCGCATAAGGCTTTTCCCACATAGCAGAAGTATATTCATTGTTCTGAAAATTTCCTGCCCCCAAAGTTCCGAATGACCAATCCGGTCCAGTCATGTAATCACAGTCAAATTCCAGTGCTGGAGGAAAAAGGTTCCAGCGAAACATATCGTCAAGCAGTTTGCTATAAGTTCCTACAACCCATTGGTTGACCCCTTCATCCGAATCCGGAATATCTTGCGGATCTATAAAATCAAACTTTTTTTCTTCCAGCATTTTCTCACATGAACTTAATCCCGCAAGACTGATCGATGCCAATAAGGCATATTTTATATATTGTTTGTAATTTTTAGTAGTCATGATCATCATAATTAGGTTAAAAATCGGCTTTAATTCCCAGTGAGAAAGTTCTGCTACTTGGATAAGAATAAATATCCACGCCTTTTCGCGAAGCGTCACCACCAAATGCATTTACATCCGGGTCAAACCAGCTATAGTCTGTGATAGTTAAAAGATTGGTCGCACTTGCATAGAGATAAAGCGAATTAAGTCCTTTAAACGGTGCCTTAAATGTATAACCCAGATTGACGTTCTTTAGCCGAACATAAGAGCCATTTTCAACATAACGATCCGAGGTTAACATGGTACGGTTGTACGTGGAGACCGCTTTAGGCCATAAAGCATTTTCCTTGTTTTCTTCCGTCCAGCGCGTGCTATAAATATCCTGTGTGATATTACCCAAATTGGCCATTTTCATATCGATCAGGTTGCCATTGAAAATATCGTTACCGATAGATCCCTGCCAGAAGAAACCGAGCGTGAACTCCTTATATTTAAAATTATTGGTCAGACCAAAAACGAAATCTGGATTTGTATTTCCGATTATTGTACGGTCACTAGCTGTAATTTGACCATCACCATTCAAGTCGCGGTATTTAATTTCGCCAAGTTTGGACCGCACAAGGGCATCGCTGGCATTAGCATAGGTCTGATCTGCACGAACTTCGGCTTCATTATCGTAAAAGCCATCTTCGATATAACCGAACATAGAACCTATCGGCATGCCATTTCGCTGGATAAAGATATTATCGGCATTGTACCATAACCGTTCGGCAAAACGATCTGCTGCAAGACCGCCGATTGCATTCCTATTGAATGAGATATTAGCATCGATATTCCATTTAAAGGCATCGCGGTCAACAGCAACGAATTTACCTGTTAACTCAAGCCCCTTATTGGTGACATAGCCCGAATTGACCCACTGTGTTCTCATTCCGTTGCTTGAAGCAATATTTACATTCTGTAACAGGTCATTAGTCTTTTTGTAATAGGCATCGATCGTAAATTGGATACGGTTATTTAGAAAGGCCATGTCCAATCCTAGGTTATACTGGTCTGTGGTCTCCCATTTGAGATTTTTATTTAATGCACCGCGCCAGTCTACCTCCGCAAAACCACTGCTAAGCGCTCCGCCCAAAGGATAGTTGGCTACGGCCAGATAAGCTCTTGTCTGATACGCATTGACGCCCTGATTACCCGTACGCCCGTAGCTTGCCCGCAATTTTAGATCATTGAAAACACCAAGATTTTTCACGAATTGCTCCTCAGAGATTCTCCAGGCCAGTGCTCCGGAGAGAAAATTGGCAAATTTCTGTCCTTCGGTCAATCGGCTCGAACCGTCACGGCGAAAAGACGCTGTAGCGATGTACTTACCTTTGTATGAATAATTTGCCCTAGCTAACACGGAAGCCAGCTGCGTCCGCCCACGGCTACTCACCAAAGGGCCCGGATTTAAGCCCGCAGCCATATCAAACTCGCCTGTAATATCATTCGGAAAATTGGTGGCTGTCATGGATTTGGCCGAGTAATTTGCCTGCTCATAGGTAAAACCTGCTACCGCATTTAGGCTATGAACTTGCTGAAAAGTTTTGTCAAAAGTTAGCAAGGATTCACTCGTTAGACTCTGGTACCAATTGTCGCTCTGTCCGGCACTTCCATTTTTTGGTGTTCTTCCCTCCTGCGTATTGCGGTTATAATACGTATTTCGGTTATTATTGGAGTACGAAAATCCCAAGTTCTGGCGGAAGGTTAAGAATGGTAATAGCTTGACACTTGCGTACGACGAACTGAAAACATTGTTAGCCCGCAGCTGATCCTTCGCTGTATTGACATAAACCCCCGGGTTGGAAGCCAACCAGTTCAGCTGATCGGACTCTATGGTACTCATGTCAGGGCCATAAGTCACAGGAAATATCAATGCCGAACGAATAATCCCGTAATCGTATGCATTTGATTTCGCAAAATTCGTGAGTCCATTTGTATAGTTGATATTGGCACCCAGTTCAAGCCAAGACCTCACTTTTCGACCGATATTAGTACGTAGGGCAACGCGTTGGTAATCTGAGTTTTTTATAGTTCCACCCTGATTCAGAAAATTTCCTGAAAACATGTGCCAACCTTTTTCACTGCCACCTGATACACTAAGATTATATTCTTGGGAAAATCCATTTTGATAAATTTCATCCTGCCAGTCAGCCCCTTGCACCAATGTCTGATTACCATACTGATCGGTACGCAGCCCCTGATTTAAAAAATCTTCCGGCGAGGGCTGATATTTTCCCGATGTCGTTACCGGCTGACCGTTTATTGTCGGATAGGACCAGGTGCCCGGATAAGGTAATAGCTGATAATCCACTCCTTCATAATTTTTACTATTGACAGCCTGTTCGTTAATATAAGATGCATAATCGAAAGGTCCGAGCATTTTGACTTTCCGTCCAAGTGTGGCCATTCCAAAATTAGCATTTAGCTCAACCTTTTCGTTTCCATTTTCACCTCGCTTTGTTGTAATCAATACCACCCCATTTGCGCCCCTTGAGCCATAAATAGCTGTAGCGGAAGCGTCTTTTAGCACTTCGATCGATTCAATATCATTGGGATTGATCGATGCAAGCGCATTGGCGGTTTGGTTATTATTTTCATTGGCACTGCTCGCTGGTGTAGAAGCCATGTCAAAGGGAATTCCATCAACAATATAGAGGGGCTGTGAATTTGTTGAGAAGGAGTTCGTTCCCCGTATGGTAATAGAAACACCTGCGCCAGGAGCGCCATCATTCTGGTTGACTGTAACGCCTGCCATACGCCCCTGTAGTGCCTGATTGATACTGGGAGCGGGATTTCCCGCCAAAATATCAGCAGCCTTCACTTGGCTTACGGCTCCGGATAGATCTCTTTTTTTCACTTTGCCGTAACCTACTACGACGACCTCGTCCAAGACATCCGATTTCGGATTTAGAAAAACTTTGATTGACTCCCGAGTGGTGACTTTTAAAGTACGAGTCTCCATACCTAGAAACGATACATAGAGATTATCCCCTACACTGACCTCAAGTTGGTAATTTCCCTTCTCGTCTGTCAGCGCAGTTTTTCCTGCGCCACTGCGCACTGTCGCACCGGCTATTGGTAAATTGGTTTGTTGATTAATTACCTGTCCCGATAGCTGCAGTTTCTGGGCAAAAGTAAGCATCGGAGTAAGGCCAGCAACCATACAGGCATAAAAGATTTTCTTGATCATTTTTGAGTTCCCTTAAAATTGGTTATTTAAATTGCTTTAACTTATTCCAAAACTAAGGAGAATGCATATTCAAGGATAATACTTTTTTATCTTCTTCTCATGCTATTTCAACCAAAAATGGCTTTCATAACTTTTTAAAGTGAGGTATGGCCTATATTTTTTTAACAGCATGTATGGCTTGCTGTTCACAAATAGAATTTTGAATTTCGATATTTATTCCGGAAGTCCGTTGGAGTTGCCCCCTTTTTCTTCATAAAGATCCGATTAAAATTGGACAGATTGTTAAACCCCGACAATAATGCGATTTCGGCAATACTGTGTGTTGTATCGACAAGCATGCGGCTGGCGTGTCCCAAGCGAATATCATTTAGGGTATCGACAAAAGTTCTGCCCGTACGTTGTTTAAGGAATCGACTTAAAGACACATCCGTCATCCCAATCAGATCTGCCGCTTCACCGAGAGACACTTCTTTCTGATAATTTTTAGAAAGGTAACGCAATACTTTTTCGACACGACGGCTATCGTGTTTTCCGGTACTACTATGGAAAGAACGGCTGCAGAGTTCCCTCATATTTTCATCCTGCGACAACTTAAATAGGATATCGTACAAACCAACGACAGAATAAAAGCCGTCTTTTTCATGGGAGAGCTTTTTTATGGCTTCCTGTACAACCAAAATTGTTTGCATACTGAACGTCACGCCGTACACCGCTTTTTCGAACAATTGTTTAATCGAACGAAATTGATTTTTATTGAGCAGCGTTTCACCAAATAAATCTGGCTGGAACTGTATGGTGATCTCCGAAATATTGGTAGACTGACATTTGTGATCAAACCACCCGTGCTCCAGATTCGCATTTGCGATCAGTGTTAATTCAAGTTCTTCGATTTCCTCTATACTGTCCCCTACGATGCGTTGTGCGCCAGCAGCATTTTCAATGAAATTGAGCTCAAATTCTGAATGCACATGAATTGGAAAATCAAAACGTGACTTCTTTCTGGCA
The DNA window shown above is from Sphingobacterium thalpophilum and carries:
- a CDS encoding AraC family transcriptional regulator; protein product: MILREVTPLSDKDCFMVFARKKSRFDFPIHVHSEFELNFIENAAGAQRIVGDSIEEIEELELTLIANANLEHGWFDHKCQSTNISEITIQFQPDLFGETLLNKNQFRSIKQLFEKAVYGVTFSMQTILVVQEAIKKLSHEKDGFYSVVGLYDILFKLSQDENMRELCSRSFHSSTGKHDSRRVEKVLRYLSKNYQKEVSLGEAADLIGMTDVSLSRFLKQRTGRTFVDTLNDIRLGHASRMLVDTTHSIAEIALLSGFNNLSNFNRIFMKKKGATPTDFRNKYRNSKFYL
- a CDS encoding TonB-dependent receptor, whose translation is MIKKIFYACMVAGLTPMLTFAQKLQLSGQVINQQTNLPIAGATVRSGAGKTALTDEKGNYQLEVSVGDNLYVSFLGMETRTLKVTTRESIKVFLNPKSDVLDEVVVVGYGKVKKRDLSGAVSQVKAADILAGNPAPSINQALQGRMAGVTVNQNDGAPGAGVSITIRGTNSFSTNSQPLYIVDGIPFDMASTPASSANENNNQTANALASINPNDIESIEVLKDASATAIYGSRGANGVVLITTKRGENGNEKVELNANFGMATLGRKVKMLGPFDYASYINEQAVNSKNYEGVDYQLLPYPGTWSYPTINGQPVTTSGKYQPSPEDFLNQGLRTDQYGNQTLVQGADWQDEIYQNGFSQEYNLSVSGGSEKGWHMFSGNFLNQGGTIKNSDYQRVALRTNIGRKVRSWLELGANINYTNGLTNFAKSNAYDYGIIRSALIFPVTYGPDMSTIESDQLNWLASNPGVYVNTAKDQLRANNVFSSSYASVKLLPFLTFRQNLGFSYSNNNRNTYYNRNTQEGRTPKNGSAGQSDNWYQSLTSESLLTFDKTFQQVHSLNAVAGFTYEQANYSAKSMTATNFPNDITGEFDMAAGLNPGPLVSSRGRTQLASVLARANYSYKGKYIATASFRRDGSSRLTEGQKFANFLSGALAWRISEEQFVKNLGVFNDLKLRASYGRTGNQGVNAYQTRAYLAVANYPLGGALSSGFAEVDWRGALNKNLKWETTDQYNLGLDMAFLNNRIQFTIDAYYKKTNDLLQNVNIASSNGMRTQWVNSGYVTNKGLELTGKFVAVDRDAFKWNIDANISFNRNAIGGLAADRFAERLWYNADNIFIQRNGMPIGSMFGYIEDGFYDNEAEVRADQTYANASDALVRSKLGEIKYRDLNGDGQITASDRTIIGNTNPDFVFGLTNNFKYKEFTLGFFWQGSIGNDIFNGNLIDMKMANLGNITQDIYSTRWTEENKENALWPKAVSTYNRTMLTSDRYVENGSYVRLKNVNLGYTFKAPFKGLNSLYLYASATNLLTITDYSWFDPDVNAFGGDASRKGVDIYSYPSSRTFSLGIKADF